The Gigantopelta aegis isolate Gae_Host unplaced genomic scaffold, Gae_host_genome ctg4303_pilon_pilon, whole genome shotgun sequence nucleotide sequence AACCTAGAACTTTAAATGGCAATTCTTCATTGAAGTAATTCtgataaatatatcaattaaagAAGAGTAGGTTAACGAAAGACCTACCATGTACTCTATAGGTAAGTTAGAGGCCCATATACCACCAGGATGAAGTTCTAACAActgcaaaaataatattatttattgtgtttaataatttttaactaacCTCTTTGAGTTGTTTAGATATTTCAACTGGTAAAGGTTGAGGACTATCCATCTCCTCGAAATTCATAGGTTCTCTGCCACTGAACTTTTCTCTAGAGAATTAAGTGAGTCTGTTGCATTTCTCTCTCTaatgacaataaaaacataatacaagCATGATTAATATTGGACCCAACCCTTGGTTCCTGGCTTTACAATGTGTAGTATATATTCTCCATCATCTTGACTGGAACTATACTCTAATGTGAGAATAGAGTCGATGGATCGGAGTGcttctagtaaatttttaaaaccccaagTATTTGTATGCAAATAGTAACCAAAACGTTTTATTATAAGCATCTTGAAATTTACTAAGTGGTAGTCCATCAGGATATGATACTAACAATTGCCTCAACTTAATCTTCACATTCATTGGTACTTCAGGGGGACATTTTTTCGCACATTTTGGAGGTAGTCGATTTGATATAACTGGCTGCGTACTTTTCAGTCGACAATAGCTTTTTGTACTTCGTTGTTTTTGATACCATACTGGCTATGTGTGCAGACGAAGGATCGCTATACCTTTCAAATAAACTCTCTCCCTCTAGAATCTCTTCTTGCTTTTACAACATCTGGCATTGAGCGAAGAAGCTCGGAAAAAGAACGGTAGCCTAATTTAGCATAAGGTACCGATCGCCCAATGACCATTTCATAATCATTATAAAGTTGCTGCAATGTCAGACCACGCTTTGCTGAAAGAAGTAGAGCTCTGAGAGTTTTCTTTAGCGAATTAATATCCTGGTCTTGAACAGACATTTTGATGAAGCGGATAGCATGATTCCACGTGGTTCCTACGCATGCGCATTTCAGGAAAACAAGTCCAAGCCTCCACTTAGTCCACTATTTGTAGATACATTTAATTGGAGTGTTGGTTCTATATCAGACATGGGGCAAGCACTTGAGTGCTTGTGCTTGAAAGCACTTTAAGCACATTTTTTGGAATGCTTGGAGGTGCTTTcaagcatttattatatataagcatttatgcTTGTGCTTGTGCTTAAGCACTTTATAGCATTAGTGCTTTAAAGCACTTTATAAGCACTTTTTAAGCACAAAGGCTGCAAGTTCTTTGTGCActtagcacatctattaatacTCTTTTGCTATCAGTCTGTTTATCCATCATTAGCAAATATAACTACAACTGTGTTGGGAGTTCCTGTATCTTTTTTATGTAGTAGAGCAGCTGTTTAGTGTGGCAAACAAGATCTTTAGGCCAGAGAGATGCCGACTGGTAGATTCTATATTCTATAACTAATGTTTATACGATCTAACAAGAAGTATTTTAAGAGTTGACTTAGATAAAAGAATTGTTTATTTGAAGGacattttttgtcaaaaatgctTGTGCTTGTGCTTCAAGCATTTTTTAAGTGCTTGAATTTGTGCTTCAAGCACTTATTTTTTAGAAGCATAAATGCTTGTGCTTGTGCTTAAGCTCTTTTATGAATGCTTTAAGTTGTGCTTCAAGCACTTCAGTAAATGCTTGCCCCATGTCTGTTCTATATAACACGTATAGATCTCCTAGCAGATACAAacctgtatataatacatattcaCTTGCACAATGTGACCTTCAAAGAGTAATGAATGAAATTAACTGGAACAAAGTAACCACTGATACATATAGCAACCATCATGTCACTTTTATGCTTTGAATTGAGCGTGACTGATTAAAGCTTTGAATAATTCCATATCTTCTCAGTGAGTGTTACAGCTTAGAAAAATTTAGCTGTTACAGCAACTGCTGTACCTTCAAAATATCTTATGATTTTTACAAACTAATGTCATTTATTACTAACAGACAATCCAACCAGATATTTGTATATCTTGTCATAATTAAGAGCGCTGAATTTTTGATGacatttatattaatacttAGTTTATGAATTCTCAGTCTCTTTAAACCTGAAAATAAAAGACTATTACTGTTCTGAATTTTCTAAAATTTGGTAGTACTTACTTGCACTTGGGACATGTATAGAATACAGTTTGACCTTCATCTGCTGATCTTGTCTGTTGAGTTGCATATGTCATCTCATCATGACCACATCTCTGACACTTACGATCAACCTGCAATAACATATTATCcggtaaatatatgtattatctgCCCTTATGTTTCcatattgaaataattatagtataatattattaatatagaaATAATTAGTTAGTTATATTGGTTTATTAAGGATACTAGAAACAGTGcatgaaaaaatatagagaAAGTGCAGACAATTTGTTATCTAAAATGGAAAATATCATATGTGACACAGAGTCATGTAAGTGGTAGGTTATTTGATTTTGAGGTTTAGGGTTAAAGGTCAAGGGACCTGCGTACTTATTCAAAGTACTATTAAGCTGTGATACCATTCCATTTGCATGATTTGTGACATAGATAGTATTGCTTACTAATGGACCATCACCACTACTGTTATCTACACCTTTATCTCTCTTCTTAGCAACTGAGAAGTGCTTGACAGTATATTCCACGTAATTTTCATAgactaaataaaattattattaaatataatttacataaaaataataagtacCTTGTGAGTCCTGCATGTAATTGCAAAGACGGCATTTTGACAGCGTCTTCTACATTTGGTAATGGCAAGATCAGACCACAGTAAGGGCAAAGGAAGGGTCTGAGATAAAAAGAGAGTCTTTGAATTCTGCAGCCATAGGAGATGGGCTTTAAAAAGAACAAGCAGTGCTTCAATTAGAAAGTGAGTAGTGGACTTAGTTCTACTCTAGTTTTGAACTTTAGTGTAGTCTCTTAGTAACGTCAAGCTTAAAGAGAAAATCATGGAGGAAAATCAGGACGAGAAGAAGGCTATTGAGAAAACAGAAGTAGATAAAGACACAAAAAAGCTAAGAAAGAGAGGCTCCAAAACAAAGGTTTGATATCATCAATTTCTTATCATATTCACATGTTTGTTTGCAATATCAGTCAAAAGCTGACCCACAAACAGCAACACCAAAAGAACCAGAGACAGAACCAGTAATTGAGGAACTTCAACCAAATCCACAGCCCAAACTAGTCACTTTTATTCCAGTATCTGATGGTCAAGGAGGGTACAGGTATATGTGTTAAATATGcataattttattacttttcttAAGATTGATACCTCGCCCAGTTTGGAAGCCAACCACGTGGTTTCCACCCAATCCTTCCCCTCCTTGGTGGACAGTACAAGTTAATATCAATGTATTGTATTGGGTGCTTATAGTTGCTAGTTTTTATTGTGAGATTTTGGCGAATTGACTATCCTAAATATGTTGTGTAAGTCACATCTGTAAAGTACATGATAATAACTGTTACTGTAATTGAGGTTTTAAATTTACCTAACATATCTAAACTAGTAGTAAAATCACACCACTTTTCTGATAAAGTGTCAATGCTTTGTGATTATATCATGAACTCATACATAAATGGTTTGTGGGTTCACCAAGTAAAATATACTAATGATGAGAGTGGGAAAGTGGAAAAGTTGGTCGTTTTGAAAGTCCTGAATGAActataaacaataaatttaCTTTTCAATGCTACCACTTTTTTTACCTGTTTCTTGTGAAAGCACATGTGGATAGTAAAGCTTATTACTGCACTTTAGTAAGATCATCTGATTGGTCAATGGTCGGATGTTAGACTTGGCCCATCTTATGAATTGAAGCATATGCATTTTAATTTCTATAATTGTCTACAATGGACTTTGTTGTTTCTGCAAAATTAACcttgtataattttttaatttttttgtgcaAGGATAAACCTAAtctatagtaatgataataataatatgatttgtGCAGGTTTGATGAAGTCCATTTTTGGTAAATTTGCAAGTTATTATTTGACAAGAACATTCTTTTTTGATGTTCATCCACCACTTGAAAGCTAATTTTTGCCTTTATTGGTAAGAATGTACTTCACTATGTGTTACTAAATGTCTCTCTTAATTGGTTAGGTTATTGGAACAATTTTAATGGTTCATTTCTTTTTTACTACTATTGGTGAAGGTGTGGTTGTTTTGTGCTATGTTAATGTATGTGATATGATATTTCAGAATTTCCCAGTGAGGTACCTTATGTTTTTGATGCGTGCCTCATCAGCACTTTGTGGAGCACTACTTATTCCAACAATTTACGAGTAATAGTTTTGTCTTTGCTTGTTCTTGTGTCCATCCTTGGACTCATTCatgcttttcttttttgtctgccatttttttctattagaTAATGATAGACTTAGGTTTTTCTCATAGAGGTGCATTATTAGCCTGTTTTTTCACACTTTTGGTAAGTAATGGAGCTATTTATTATCTCATTTGTGTTATATTAGCATTCAGATAATTCCTTGCAAACTCAAAGTCGGGTTATCATGTTAGATTCCTTTGTGGTCTTTTTCACTTACCTCTCAATTATGGGCTACCTCAAATTATATCACTGTAGAGCACAGTAAGTCAAATTTCTCACTTATCTGACCTATATATGGACTGATTCATAATCCTTTCATGTAAAGTTAAGATTCGTAATTATTGTAGATCTTATTTTTGGGCACATGATGCATGGTCAGCAGTCCTATCTTTTCTTAATAatccatatttttattttacaaaactaatGAAGTCAGTTATATGATGTTGCAAATAAGTCTTGTTTCTGGTTACTTTTGAAAGATGATAGACTTCCGAACCATTAGTTATAGTATTATTAAACAGTTTATCTTGATGATAAGATTCTATAATTTGTGCAATAATatattaacaagtatatatattacTTCTTGCCCATTTCATCATCAGTCACATAACTTATAATACTTCATTGGTTTACACTACTGTTATATGACTCCTTTATGTAGACCTTATTCTACTAAATGGCACTGTTGGTTGGCTGCCACAGGTTTTTTTTGGGCTTATTACTGGGGTAAGTCCTTAAATACAATTACTGTTGTATGGTAGAGATTgtgtcatatatatgtaattgtgTCTGGTGTTGTAGATTATGATGTAATGTACAGTATGACAATCCAAAGTGATACGTTGTCACTTGGTgctgattattaatatcaatatatttcatttttctcTCTGAAAATATTCCCAAATGACTGCTTAGGTTTTGAGAGGTAGGTCAAGCTATGGTGTGATAGAAGTTGAAACATAAGAATAATGACAATTCTTTATTCAATACTGATATCTGTGAAAGCTTTAAcacaatgaaaaatatttctaagTCATTCCTAGCCTTGAGTTGTTTCAGCAGTCTTCTGGAGATGGAAATCACAAGCTTGATCTTCAATATTTTGATCATAACTGTATCAAATTTAATTGTCTTTACAGTAAAGAAAGCTTACGTCAACAATTTCATTGTTTGGACTTAATGATCTTAGAATTAATTCTTTATATTCTTTTGTTCCTCTTTGTTATTACTGACTGTTTTCTACTTCAGTGTCAAGTACACTGGCTTAATAGGACTTGGTTGTCTTGGACTCTTGGCTCTCTGTGATCTTTGGCAGATTGTAGGTGATTTAGCAGTAGATAAGGTAATTTGTAGCTAAGGGGATACCTAATTTCGCTCCTTTACCATAGTGGCCTGACCCTAATCCACCACTGCATAAAGATTTGGTGGGTAATTTCTTTCTTGattctttgttttattcttttGTAGTTAGAGCTGTTTATTCACATGGCTTATCGTGGTATTTATTTGCTGGAATTCCCTTACTTATGAACTTTGCACTGTTCTATGTCCATTTTGCTCTACTGAGTAACTCTGGTCCTGGGAATGCTTTTGTCTCCATTCCATTTCAAGATACCATTGAAGGTAAAATACACTTCTTGTCTATTGTACCAGAATATTATTTGATATTGTACAGCCATTCTTTAATtatgttcaaaatatttttcaatttaaatgaCAGGGTTTCTCCTCCAGTTGCCCCAATTAGATATTCAGTTCCAATTAATTCAACATGTAAGTTATCAGTTTAAGGGTTCAATGGGATTTATTTCTTTTCTAAAGTGTTACGATATAGTGCAAGCATCAGTCTTCGTAACCAAGATCTCAACTGCTGGCTTCACTCTCATAAAGATGTCTATCCTCTCAAATACCCAGATGGACGTGGCTCTAGTTATCAACAACAAGTAACTTGTTATGAGTTTCAAGATCAGAACAATTTCTGGGCTATCAGACAACCTGGAGAGTAAGATAACAGGCACCCATTGAATTTATTGTGTCCTCTTCTTTAGTCCCAGTAATACATTAGTGCCAAATGTTACAAGTCCAATCAGAAACAATGATATTTGTTGAATTGGTTCATGTAGTAACACAGAAATTACTAAACAGTCATGATGTTGCTGCACCTCTTTCACCTGCTAATCAAGAGATTGCAGGCTATGTAAATTATTCAGCCAAATTCGTTCCTTATTTACAATGGAAAATTGTAAGATTGgtcttttttatgttattaattGTTTCCAACTTAAATGTAGGAAATAGTAGGTGTTAAAGAAAATATTCCCATATTTTGGTCTCAAGGGAAGACTAAAATTCGATTGATCCATGTTCACAGTGGACAAGCTATGGGCGTAAGTTATATCTGCTCTTGTCAGTaactatatgcattattaaatagtGTACTGGAAAACGTCTACCAGAATGGGCTTTCCAACAATATGAggttagaaatgtttttttcttaattcagTTCATCAGTTTAGTTAAGGTGGCTACTGATAGAGCAGTAGAGGCTTCTCATACAGTATGGACAATGGATGAACTTAAGAGTCCATTTTCAACAGAAGAAAATGATTGAGGAAGAGGATATGTTAAGGAACTCCACTATGAACCAGTTTGAGCCTGTACGAGGTCGTCAAAGACCCAGAGAAACTAATGAAACATACTCGTTTTGGGagaaatatttttgaattaCAAGGACGTATGCTTGCTGCACATGGTAACCTTGGCGATCATCAGTTTTGGTGCCACCCCTAGTCAATGGCCTTTGTTGGGAAAAACACTCCCATATTGGCTTGATAATAAAACTAATGTTAGTTAACTCAAAATGATATTATACAATTTGTCTTTGTTATTTAGGctcaaattacattaattggtAACCCTTTGTTATGGTGGATATCAACTAGTTCAATTTTTGTGTTTGGTCTcatttttgtgttttacattaTAAGAAGACACAGAAAAGTAGCTGATATTCCTGATGgtaaaaataatttctgttttttgtaatattataaattcTTTTTCAGCTGTTTTTCAACAGTATTGGACTTCAggatttgtgttttgtattggtTGGTTGGCTCATTTTTTGCCATACTTTCTACTTTCTCGTGTTctatttcttcatcactatctacCAGCTCTACCTTTTAAATTTATGATTCTTGCTGCTGTTTGTGAGCATGGCTTCTATTGGGTTAACAGAATCAAATGGTATATCATACAGTAGTTCTATaatcacatatacatgtaaactaatatatgtaattacactaCAGACAACTTATAGGAATTCATGAATCTCTAAAATAAGTGATTTGGGTACATTATTAAACCACATGACACCTCTAGTTTACCAAGTAATTATAtaaacactttatttatttacatatgttGGGGAACTTTTTGTGTGTTGTCTTTGTGAGTTTAGAGTACACACACTTTAAAGCATGTTTTTTCTAATCTCTTGTTTGAATCAACAAACATTGCATTCACTTATAGTCAATATTAGACCTATGATTATTGCTCTAGCTTCAGCTTGTTTTACCATTCAAGATAGGACTGAACTATGAATAATCTATCACTTACCTTTTCTCTCTTTGGCATGAAATGACTTTATAATAAGAACGtcaacatatttttatcttttaggTATCCTACGATGGTCAAAAGGTGTTATCAGGTTGCCATATGTCTTCTCTGTATTGCTGTgttaacttccttctttttgttTGCTCCTTTTACTTTTGGATATCCAGCTCTCACTAAATCACAGATAATGTGGTTACGCTGGCGATCAAGTTGGGACCTCCTTATGCGTAGTTAACCTTTTTTTGAATTTGTAGTTTACCTCTTTTTCTCTAATGAATTTTTCACAATTTACAATTGCAATTAAATTCGCAAACTGGCTGATATGGGTGTGTGCTAATAAGCTCTGTACATTTTTGGGAACTTGACTAACAAATTTTAGTATTTGACAGGAACATTGAAGTTTGAGGTACCAGTTTTGCCTTTGAAAAGCTCTTGTAAAGCTTCTATCAAGAgctaatatgtaataaaatattcaccacATACTCCAAATTTCaatcatgtttatatatatatataataatatatatagtgaaaaaaattaaattcatatTTCTAAAAAGTCAATctagaaaacaaataaatagtattacaacaattaaaagaatttaagtataccaaacaaaaaaatgtattacatggAATGGAATAAATCACTGTTCACACATAATATCTAAgcatgtatatttgtataaagaGCCATGTAGGATCTGAAAATAGTTACAGGATCCTGGACGTTATGATATCACTGAGACTGTATTCGGTTTCTATAGGAGTAAAGGCTGCATCAAGATTGGTCTGGTCTTGTGACACGAGAGGAAGAAAAGCTTTATCAATGTTTTCTTGTTCTTGAGGAAGAAAAGCCTCATTCTCAGTTTTCTGAGGAACAAAAGCTAATTCAATGTTACTTTGGTCACTTTGTGGGACAAAAGCAGTATCACAATGGCTTCATCTTGAGATATTTGCGGAATAAATGCTTCGTCAAGAGTGGGTAGGTCATCAGTCACATTCATAGTTAGAAACTGACTTATCTGGGGAACTACTGGCATCAAATTGTTGTATTGGTATATCATCTATCAGTTGGACTTCAGAGGTTGATGGTTCACTTTGTGTTGAATCAGTGATGGGTGGAGTCAGATCTGGAACTACTGTGTGTACTTTGGATTGATCAGTTGGCTTGGAGGGTGTCATTTGTATTTGTGACACTTGGAGTGACTGCAATTGTTGCAGTTGTATCATAAGTTTCTGTAGATGTGAGAGAAGCTCTTTATTTTGCATTAGAAGATGTTCCACTCTAGCCTATAGAAAGAGCACAGTGATCGTCATTGATACAAGACAGTTCATAAGTATACCTGTGATTCAATTCTAGCAGCTGTTTCAGCATGAAGTTGTTCTGTAAGCAGAGTCATTTGAGCTGTTAGTTGTTGACGTTCAAGCTCCCAAGCTCCTGGAGCTCCAGTTTGTACATTTGCATTGCCTCCATCAGTCTCATTTAAAGGTTCTCCAAGAGATATTGATGGCGATATGTTGGCCTTAATACTGTCATTGGATGATATCATTGGATTTTCTTGAATCGTATTCTACATGTAGACAAAAACATATCATTGTTACATTATTAATAGCAATGCAGGGGTTGGCCCCtggtttctttcttcttcatttttggTAATTATTATTTGTCCTTACCTGTCCTGGACGTGGGTCGAGGTCTCCCCATGTAACTTGGCATAGGAGGAAAAGGCTGTGCCACACTAGGAACtttatctgaaaacaaaataagacagtcacaggtttatttttaagtatatTTACCAATTGGTAATATAGGCAATGAAATTGGTAAAGGATCAAAATTAATAAGGGGTGGAGCTCCATTAAGGCCTCCTCCAGGAGAGAAAGGGTCACTGCTATTAACAGTATCTTGAGCTGTGTTAGGACCTTCCTTGGTTGATAATTTTTTTAGTGACACCTCTAAGTCTTCTTCAGCAGTTAATGGCTCTTTTACATCATCTAATTTAGCTTCTGTGTCATTTGTACTTTGGTTTTCATAAAATCTATAGgcacagtcttcttcttctttggtCGAGGGTTGAGTTTGTGGCAGACATCAAAAGCTTGACCCAAACTGCGCACAATATGTAAAGCCATGCGCTAAATGAAATATGGATTAAGTAAtgtcgtctctctctctctcactcactttTTTGTATGCCTTGAAAACATTACATCTAAAGGAGTTGTCAGGAACTTCCCGCGTTATATAACTGAATATTTTAAGATCTTGTGAATCATGTGATACATAAAATATCCTATGAAAGACATAACACAATGACATTTAATACTAGAGTACACACTATCCCCATGGGACAACACACTAGAGTATTATCTAATATATACTATACAAGTATAATAACTATCAAGATATTAAAATCACAATAAGCCAATACTAGACCCACCTGTAAATAGGATGCTGCGTCATAAACAACTCATCATCAGTGTATTGTCTCCTCCTctgtaagaaataaaaataataatttttgaaagCAATATATTCTTTCAGCTACTACAATTACCAAAGGAATTCCTACATAGTAGAATATAATGATCTTGTTAGACTACTATATAATACAGAATACATAAAGATAGCTGTCAACGTCAACAATGTGAGTCAAAACATTAACTTGTATAATAAGATACAACAGCAATAACTAAGTTAAGGCTGTTGTGGTTCACAGAATGTAATACATACCCTTCTCTTCCTCTTTTGTAACTTTTACTCCCTGAGTTGAAATATCAATTGTACAACGCTGCTTTTTGACTCTTTCACCTTGAATTCATACTAAAGAAAAGAATAAATTCTGCTTTTTGCCAGTTCTATCATGTTGACTGTTTGTTAGcttatattgaaaatgctttttctctctctatctctttctgcATGCACATACCCTTATTCTCCTCATAGCAGTGATGATGTCTAGTTTAGATGTGGGTCTGTTGATCTCGAGGCTTCCAATATACTGTGggaaaacaaccaaacataggTATAATTATGTTAACATCAAATCAAACATGTTATTTAAGAGGTAAATACCTTTGCTTTAAATTTCAAAACCGGTTGAAACGCTCCCTCGTTATGAAGGGGAACACGAGTGTCTGAAGTATCATCAACTCGATCATAATCCCTATTACGacctaaaaagtaaaataagaTAAGTTGTTAATAAGAGTGAGGTGATATTTTCACCTTCTCAATGAGAATGTGGTGTAGAACAGTATAATATTAGGTAGTACATAAACTATCTCGTgtcttataataaatattattatgccAAACAACAGCAATCAAATCAATCAAAACGACAACATGTTTTGTCATAGTTACATATTGCTACGGTTACTCATGTTAAGCATGAAAAATTGGCCATTGCTGTtaaaggaggaggaggaagagaaTCATTGTCCTCCAAAAGATCAGACAAAATGGGTGAGGCCAGTGAGCTATACATAACAATCCTTCCCTcattctaaacaataacacGATAACAAAAGTGCCTGGGTCTAAGTTTATCAGCGCAGCTCACTTATGTGGTACTCATCGAATGTATGATTGTGCGTCACGACGTCGTTAACATTACGTAAAAATAGACTTACTAAATCGTTTGGAAAGCCTTTGCATAGACAGTCGGCTGATTGCGCCCCGATCTATCGACATCTTGATTTTTCTTTCCTCGCAAACAGTTCTAACTGACGTTGAGAATCGGGAAATCAGGAAATGTAAACTAAGTCAATACATTCTTAGGCTTCTTTATCAACCGCAGCACAACCCCTGGTATGTAGTAATCTCCTTTTATGCAATAATAATTATCACGCGCCCCGCTAACACTGATGTTCACTTGACTTTGTTTTTCTAAGCGTGTCCTGTTCCTGTTTAGATAGTGCATGTGCTCGTGATTATAATTTAGCAGTCTTACTCATAactataaagaaaaacaaataatgaacGATGAGGCTATGGCTCCCGATTAAATGAAGTTCCAAAGTTAACttaacagatattaataaatataattacagtAGTACTTATTTGGTTTGGCAGGAATGCATACTTTGCTGTGTATTAAACTGACCCCCTAAACCCTAAACATTAACTATATCCAACAATAGGCATGACTTCTGTCTGATCTACTGGCACTACCTATTTTTTAGATATAATGAGGTGGTACAGGTCCAGCCAGCGCGATTAGAAGCACAAGTTGACCACACTCATTATGATAATCTTGGGAAGATCCAGTGAACCACATTGGTGAACTTGTGCAAGGTCTCAGTGAGGGCTATTTTAATGGTCACGTGTAAAGAATACTACTAGAACTCTGGGTGAGCTATCAAATCAATTATATAACTATTGTCTTTTAGTCATCCTAGAAGTTGTAGCCAGTCTATAAGTATAGCATCTCATCCACTACATCCCATACTAACTAGTAGTGTTGATGTTCACACTTTGTGCAAAGAACAACGTAAAATTATTGTCTAATTTCCGAACCCAACCTTGGCCCATGGAAATGAAGATAGCAGCACTTAAGTATGGgtcttttgtttgtgtttataatttacattgttataaatttacatgACATATAGGGCTTACAGCAGAACCTGTCAAAATATGCTAACCGATGAACACTGTTGATATGTTCAGAGACACATCAAAGATGGTATAAAGTAGATTACACAATTCCATTATGGTCATGTGTTCCCAAATTTAGATGTAAGGAAGTTTTGTCGTACTAATGGAAGGCTTATATGAAAACTCAATTACTATCTGGAAAATCCATTATCAAACAAATAGAAggtaatgtattataattttgttggCGTGTAAATATGCTTCTATTccaatacaattaaaattattatttgccATAATGTAGGTCGATTTGGTTCTAGTGTTGCATCATTCTTCACGTTTTTATTCGTTGGTTATGTGGCTATAAAACCTTTTCATGGCTCTGTTAGTGTTAATCTTCTTAGTAATACTGCCCAGGTAAAAATTACCTTTTGctttatataaattaacatgTCGTTTGATGTAGCGTTGTATATTCAATTATGGGCAATATCTGGTAATGGATTACAAGTGCCCAATCTGTGCTTACTAATGGCTCAGCATTTTCTTTCATTATGATGGCAAAGTAAATTCTCCATTAAATTCTTCATTTTTGTACTGCACACTCTATAGGGCTACTACTTTGTAATATTTCAGTGTTATTTTATGGTTACTATGACAGTGGAAGAAATGAACCTTATAGTCCACCCACCAATAATCCTAATCCAGAAATGGATGGCGCTATAAAACTACCTCTAGCATATTTGGGGACTATTGTAGCCTTGTTGTCTCTGCATCATAGCAATTTTAATTAGGTAAGCCATTAAAGTTTTAgactataataattatcattataataCCCTTGTTTGTCTTGTAAGTATGGCTGAAAAGTACAAAGTATTACAGAGAGCTAGTGT carries:
- the LOC121392692 gene encoding LOW QUALITY PROTEIN: uncharacterized protein LOC121392692 (The sequence of the model RefSeq protein was modified relative to this genomic sequence to represent the inferred CDS: inserted 1 base in 1 codon), producing the protein MSIDRGAISRLSMQRLSKRFSRNRDYDRVDDTSDTRVPLHNEGAFQPVLKFKAKYIGSLEINRPTSKLDIITAMRRIRYEFKVKXVKKQRCTIDISTQGVKVTKEEEKGIQYTDDELFMTQHPIYRIFYVSHDSQDLKIFSYITREVPDNSFRCNVFKAYKKRMALHIVRSLGQAFDVCHKLNPRPKKKKTVPIDFMKTKIKFLVWHSLFLLCQVTWGDLDPRPGQNTIQENPMISSNDSIKANISPSISLGEPLNETDGGNANVQTGAPGAWELERQQLTAQMTLLTEQLHAETAARIESQKTENEAFLPQEQENIDKAFLPLVSQDQTNLDAAFTPIETEYSLSDIITSRIL